CTGGGGTCGTGTTAGTTTTGGGGGTCTGTCCGCATCATGGCGGACTCCATCCCACCGGGGAGGGCAGGGGATGACGACGAGCACCTCAGCATCGCTCGACAGCGCACCGGGCCTGACCACGACCAAGGCGCCGTTCATCGAGCAGGCACAGGCGGAGGGCCGGCTCTACATCGAGCAGCCCTACGAGCTGTACTCGTCGGCCAATCATCTCGCCTGGTCGCGGCTCTACGCGCGCATGGCGGACCGCTGGGCACGCTACGCCAACCCGCGCTTTCTCGAGGGGCTGCAGAAGCTGCAGCTCGATCCCGACCGGGTGCCGCGGCTCGAGGACGTGAATCGCTTCATGTCGCCGCTCACCGGATTTCGAGCGAAGCCGGTGAGTGGCTATGTGCCCGCGTACATGTTCTTCGATTGCCTCCGCCAGCGGGAGTTTCCAACCACCATCACCATCCGCGACGGCGAGGTCCTCGACTACCTCCCCGAGCCGGACATCTTCCACGACATCGCCGGCCACGTGCCGATGCACACGGACAAGGCGTTTGCCGACACCCTGGTGCTTTTTGGGGAGTGTGCGCGGAAGGCGGCCGAGCGCGCGGCAGACACCAGCGACCCGCATCGCCGGATCGAACGGCTCACCAGCGTGATCAAGGCGATGGCGCGTTTCTTCTGGTTCACGATCGAATTCGGGCTGATGAAGGGAAGCCGCCCGGGGGAACTGAAGGCCTACGGCAGCGGACTGCTCTCGAGCTACGGCGAACTCGAGCACTGCATCGAATCGCCCGACGTGCAGCGCTACCCGTTCCAGCTCGAGTGGGTCGTCAACCAGTACTTCGAGATCGACAAATACCAGCCGCTGCTCTTCGTCGTCGACGGATTCGATCACCTCTTCGCCGAAGTCAGCCGGCTCGCCGAGTGGATGGACGCCGGTAAGCTCGACAATGTGAGTCCCGGCGAGCCGGCAATCGGTGAGGCCGATCTGGCCTCCTTCCTCAACGCGGCCGGCCTCGGGTGAACGCGCGGGATGCGCGCCCTGGACACCGCCGCACCGACCCGGGTTGGAACGGTCGCCCCGCCACCGTGTCCACCCATCCTTGACTGCCTGCTGGAGATTCCGATGACTTCGACGCTGACATCCACGGCCCCGGCCGAGACGCACGACGCCTTCCCGATCAATGGTACTGACTACATCGAGTTCTGGGTCGGTAACGCCAAGCAATCGATGCTGTATTACTGCTATGCCTTCGGCTATGAGCTGATCGGCTATCGCGGCCCCGAAACCGGCGTGCGCGACCGCGCCTCCTACCTCCTCAAGCAGGACAAGATCCGTCTTGTCCTCACCACACCGCTCGGCCCCGAAGGCGAGATTGCCGCGCACATCCAGCTCCACGGCGATGGTGTTCGCGACATGGCCTTCTGGGTCGACGATGCCCGCGCGGCCTACGCGGTTGCGATGGAGCGAGGGGCGGTCTCGGCCGGCGAACCGCGGGTCGAGAAGGACAAGGATGGCGAGGTCATCATCGCCGCGATCCGGACCTACGGCGACACGATTCACTCCATTGTCGAGCGGCGCAACTATCACGGGCTCTTCCTGCCGGGGTTCGTGCCGATGCAGTCGGCGCACGCCGCCAGGTCCACCGGGCTGAAGTACGTCGACCATTGCGTCGGCAATGTCGAACTCGGCAAGATGAATACCTGGGTCTCGTTCTATGAACGGGTGCTCGGTTTCACCAATATCCTCACCTTCGACGACAAGCAGATCACCACCGAATACTCGGCCCTGATGTCCAAGGTGATGTCGAACGGCAATGGTCGGATCAAGTTCCCGATCAACGAGCCCGCGAGCGGGAAGAAGAAGTCCCAGATCGAGGAGTACCTCGACTTCTATCGCGGGCCCGGCGTGCAGCACGTTGCCATCGCGACCGACGACATCATCAAGACCGTCACCGACCTCAAGTCGCGCGGCGTGGAATTCCTCCGGGTCCCGGCCACCTACTACGAGACCGTGCTCGATCGCGTCGGCAAGATCGATGAGGATATCGCCCCGCTGGCCGAGCTCGGCATCCTCGTCGACCGCGACGATGAAGGGTACCTGCTGCAGATCTTCACCAAGCCGGTGCAGGATCGTCCCACGCTCTTCTATGAGATCATTCAGCGCAAGGGCGCCAAGAGCTTCGGCGCGGGCAACTTCAAGGCACTGTTCGAAGCCATCGAGCGGGAACAGGAACTCCGGGGCAATCTCTGATGCCGATCTATCATCTGCAGGGTTCGGTTCCGCGCAAGCGCCACACCGTCTTCCGGCGCCCCGATGGCGGGCTCTATGCCGAAGAACTGATGGGGCACGAGGGGTTCATCGGGACTTCGTCGCTGCTCTACCACACCCATCCGCCCACCACGGTGCTGGCGGCCCGCAGGCTCAAGAACGTGAAGTGGGAAGCCGACACCGAAACGTCGCTGCGGCACCGGCACTTCCGCACCGCGCGCGCCCCGAAGGGTGGATCGCCGACGATGGATCGGGTGCCGCTGCTCTTCAATTCCGACATCGGGATGCTGTATGTGGAGCCCGATGCCAATGACTCGCATTTCTATCGCAACTCGCAAGCCGACGAAGTCGTGTACGTCGCCGAAGGGAGCGGTGTCCTTGAGTCGGTCTTCGGCGACCTGCCGGTGATGCCCGGCGACTATATCGTGATTCACCGGAACATCACCCATCGCTGGGTCTTCGATTTCACGAAGGGTCCGGCCAAGCTGCTGGTGATGGAGAGCCGCGGACACGTGCGCTGGCCGACGCGCTACCGCAACAACTTCGGACAGCTGCTCGAAGGGGCGCCGTATTCGGAGCGCGATATCCGTCGCCCGACCGAGTTGCGCACCCACGACGAGAAGGGCGAGTTCCCGATTCTCGTGAAGCAGTACGATGCGATCAACGAACTCGTGCTCGATCACCATCCATGCGACGTGGTCGGGTGGGACGGCTACTTCTATCCCTGGGCCTTCTCGATTCACGATTTCGAGCCGATTGTCGGACGCATTCACCAGCCACCTCCCGTCCACCAGACCTTCCAGGGTGACGGCTTCGTGATCTGTTCGTTCTGTCCGCGGCCGTACGACTTCGATCCCAACGCGATCCCGGCACCATACAACCACAGCAACGTCGACTCGGACGAGGTGCTCTTCTATGCCTCGAGCGAATTCATGAGTCGCAAGGGAATCGAGTACGGCTCGATCACGCATCATCCGGACGGCCTGCCCCACGGGCCACACCCGGGTCGGACCGAGGCGAGCATCGGCGCGAAGTACACCAACGAGCTTGCGGTCATGATGGATTCCTTCAAGCCGCTGCACGTCGCGAAGGCCGTCGAGTCGTTCGAGGACGCGACGTATCATCGGTCGTGGATCGACCAGCAGCACGAGCAGTTCTCTCCGCCCACCAGCTGACAATTCCCGGAGCGAGAATCGATGGCCATTCCCCTGATGCTGCTGGCGATGATGCAGGTGCCGGCCCAGACTCCACCGGCAGCCGGGCTCGCCGAATCCCCGGTGAGCCGGGTCGAGTTCAACGCCGGCCGGATCGTGACGATGACCGCTGGCGACACGCTGCGCCTCATCGCGCGGGCCATCGATGGCAAGGGGGGCGTGGTGCCCAACGCGACCGTGCGTTACGCCCAGCAAGGGGTTGGTCGCTTCGAGGGACGTGTCGATTCGGTGGGGCTGGTGCGGTCAGGTTCGACCGGCTCGTTCCCGGTCTCCGTCATCGTTCAGGTTCCCGGCGCGAAGCCGTTCGTCGATAAGGTCGAAATTCACATGGTGCCCGGCGCCGCGGCGCGCATCGAGATTGCGCCTGGCATCGACCGGCTCGTGACGGGGCAGCGGATTCGCTACACCGCCGCCGTCTTCTCGCGCAGCAACGATTCCCGCCCCGACGACAAGGTCACCTGGCGCTCCGGCTCACCGGCCACCATCGCCGTACGCAGTGATGGTTACGTAACCGCCCGCGCCGCAGGAAAGGCCGATCTCATCGCGACGGTGAACGGCGTCGAGCAGCGCCTCGCACTCACGGTGCTGCCAGCGGCGATCGCTTCGCTCGAAGTGCTGCCAGGAATGACCGACGCGAAGCAGGGCGACGTCATTCGCTTCAAGGTGGTTGCAAAGGATGCCGCCGGTCGGACGCTCACCGGACTCACGCCGGCGTGGAGTTTCGCACCCGGGCAGGGGCGGATCGATCCCGACGGCGCCTTCGTGGGTTACGAACCCGGCGCCTACACGGTGACCGCGTCGTTCGGCACCCGCACGGCGGATGCATCGGTGACACTGAGCCCACGCGACGTGCGCCGACCGGCCACCGTTGTCGGGCGGCTGCCGCGCACGCAGTTCTCCACCGAAGAAGTCTGGGTTCACCCCAATGGCAAAGTCGCCTACCTCGGCACTGGCGGCGGTGGCGACCGGATGTACACCATCGACGTGAGTGATCCGTCGAAGCCGGTCATCACCGATTCGATCGTCACCAACACGCGCCGCGTCAACGACATCATGACGACGGCCGATGGCAAGACGATGGTCTTTACTCGCGAGGGGGCCTCCGATCGCAAGAACGGCATCGTCATCGCGACGCTGGAAGATCCGCTGCACCCGAAAAAGGTCGCGGAGTTCACCACCGGCGTGGAAGGCGGTGTCCACTCGGCGTTCATCTACTCGCAGCCGAAGTACGGGACGCACGTCTATCTCACCAACGATGGTACCGGTGCGATGCACGTGATCGACCTCGCCGATCCGGCGCACCCGAAGGAGGTGGCGCAGTGGCGCACCGATCGCCCGGATGCGGGACGCTCGTTGCACGATCTCGACATCCAGGACGGACTCGCCTACCTGTCGTACTGGAACGACGGGCTGGTCATTCTCGACGTGGGCAACGGCGTGAAGGGTGGGTCGCCGTCGAACCCGGTGCTGGTGTCACAGCTCAAGTACGATCTCAACGCGCTCTACCGCGAAGTCGAAGCGACCGGCGGGCCGGGCTTCATTCGCGGTACTCATACCGCGTGGAAGCACAATAACTACGTCTTCATCGCTGATGAGGTCTTCCCGGCGAGTGGCACCAAGGGCGCCAAGGATGCGTCGGCTGGTCGCGCCTATGGCCGCCTGCAGGTCGTCGACATCAGCGACCTGGCCCATCCGAAGATCGTGGCGTTCTACGAGCCGGAGTACGGCGGCGTGCACAACGTCTGGGTCGCCGGCGACACGCTGTACATGGGGGCGTACAACGCCGGCTTCCGGGCCTTCGATATCTCGGGAGAATTGCGCGGTGACCTGCGGGCGCAGCAGCGCGAGATGGTGCATGTCCATACCGGCGACATGGAAGGGAACACCAAGAACGACCCGATGACCTGGGGCGTGGTGGTCAAGAACGGACTCGCCTACGTCAACGACAATCACAACGGCCTCTGGATCGTGCGGATCGAGCCGCGTCGTCGCGACCTCACGCCCTAGCACCCGTGCCGAACGCGCCGCACCAGCTCTTCTACCGGATCACGGAGGGGATGCGCATCACGGCGCGTCCCCGCTTCGTGCCGGAACAGTCTCGTCCCGCGGTGCG
The nucleotide sequence above comes from Gemmatimonadota bacterium. Encoded proteins:
- a CDS encoding phenylalanine 4-monooxygenase; amino-acid sequence: MTTSTSASLDSAPGLTTTKAPFIEQAQAEGRLYIEQPYELYSSANHLAWSRLYARMADRWARYANPRFLEGLQKLQLDPDRVPRLEDVNRFMSPLTGFRAKPVSGYVPAYMFFDCLRQREFPTTITIRDGEVLDYLPEPDIFHDIAGHVPMHTDKAFADTLVLFGECARKAAERAADTSDPHRRIERLTSVIKAMARFFWFTIEFGLMKGSRPGELKAYGSGLLSSYGELEHCIESPDVQRYPFQLEWVVNQYFEIDKYQPLLFVVDGFDHLFAEVSRLAEWMDAGKLDNVSPGEPAIGEADLASFLNAAGLG
- the hppD gene encoding 4-hydroxyphenylpyruvate dioxygenase, with product MTSTLTSTAPAETHDAFPINGTDYIEFWVGNAKQSMLYYCYAFGYELIGYRGPETGVRDRASYLLKQDKIRLVLTTPLGPEGEIAAHIQLHGDGVRDMAFWVDDARAAYAVAMERGAVSAGEPRVEKDKDGEVIIAAIRTYGDTIHSIVERRNYHGLFLPGFVPMQSAHAARSTGLKYVDHCVGNVELGKMNTWVSFYERVLGFTNILTFDDKQITTEYSALMSKVMSNGNGRIKFPINEPASGKKKSQIEEYLDFYRGPGVQHVAIATDDIIKTVTDLKSRGVEFLRVPATYYETVLDRVGKIDEDIAPLAELGILVDRDDEGYLLQIFTKPVQDRPTLFYEIIQRKGAKSFGAGNFKALFEAIEREQELRGNL
- a CDS encoding cupin domain-containing protein encodes the protein MPIYHLQGSVPRKRHTVFRRPDGGLYAEELMGHEGFIGTSSLLYHTHPPTTVLAARRLKNVKWEADTETSLRHRHFRTARAPKGGSPTMDRVPLLFNSDIGMLYVEPDANDSHFYRNSQADEVVYVAEGSGVLESVFGDLPVMPGDYIVIHRNITHRWVFDFTKGPAKLLVMESRGHVRWPTRYRNNFGQLLEGAPYSERDIRRPTELRTHDEKGEFPILVKQYDAINELVLDHHPCDVVGWDGYFYPWAFSIHDFEPIVGRIHQPPPVHQTFQGDGFVICSFCPRPYDFDPNAIPAPYNHSNVDSDEVLFYASSEFMSRKGIEYGSITHHPDGLPHGPHPGRTEASIGAKYTNELAVMMDSFKPLHVAKAVESFEDATYHRSWIDQQHEQFSPPTS